TAGTCGAGGAAGTAGAGGGGCTCCGCGCCGTGCACCAGGACGTCGTTGACGCCCATCGCGACGAGGTCGATCCCGACCGTGTCGTGCCGACCGGTCATGAACGCGACCTTGAGCTTCGTGCCGACACCGTCGGTGGACGACACGAGCACGGGCTCCACGAGCCTCGGCGGGACGCGCACGAAGCCGGCGAATCCGCCGATGCCGCCGATGACCTCGCGGCGGAGGGTCTTTCTGGCGAGAGGCGCGATCCGGCGGACCGCGTCGTCGCCGGCATCGATGTCGACGCCGGCCTCGCGGTAGGTGAGCGGTTTCACCTCACTCCATGGGGGGCCGCGACGGGCCCCCCATGCCCCCCGGACGCTCGCTCACGCCCCGGGACACCCGGGGCGCGGCTCGATCGTGCGATCCGCTCACGGGCACTCAGCCTTCGAAGAGCCGGAGCTGGGCCGTCGCCTCGGGCTCGATCCCGACGCGGTAGCCGCCGGTGAAGCACGCGTGGCAGAAGGCGGCCGGGTCGGCGCCCGTGGACTTGAGCATGCCGTCGAGGGAGAGGTAGCCGAGGGAGTCGGCGCCGAGGTAGCGCCGGATCTCCTCGGGCGCGTGGCTCGAGGCGATCAGCTCCTTGCGCGTCGGCGTGTCGATCCCGTAGTAGCAGGGCCACTGGATCGGCGGCGACGAGATGCGCATGTGGACCTCCCGCGCGCCGGCGCCCCGGATCATCTTGACGATCTTCCGGCTCGTCGTGCCGCGCACGATCGAGTCGTCCACGACGACGACACGGCGGCCCTCGAGCATCTCGCGCATCGGGTTGAGCTTGACCTTGACGCCGAAGTGGCGGATCCCCTGCTTGGGCTCGATGAAGGTCCGCCCGACGTAGTGGTTGCGGATCAGCCCCATCTCGTAGGGCGTGGCCGACTCCTCGGAGTAGCCGAGCGCCGCGCTCACCCCGGAGTCGGGCACGGGGATGACGATGTCCGCCACGACCGGGTACTCGCGCGCGAGCTGCCGGCCCATCGCCTTGCGGACGGTGTGCACGTTGCGCCCCCAGAGGATCGAGTCGGGGCGCGCGAAGTAGACGTACTCGAAGACGCACTGGAGGCGCTCGGCGGGCGGGAACGGCCGCACCGACCGGAGACCCGCGTCGGCCACGATCAGGATCTCCCCCGGCTCGACGTCGCGCACCCACTGGGCCTCCATGAGGTCGAGCGCGCACGTCTCCGAGGCGACGATGTGCGCCTCGCCGAGCCTGCCGAGCGTGAGGGGGCGGAAGCCGTACGGGTCGCGGATCGCGTACATGGCGTCGGGGGTCAGGATGAGGAGCGAGTAGGCGCCCGTCACGCGCCGGAGCGCCCACGTGATCTGCGTTTCGAGCGGCCCGGCGGGCGCGCGCGCCAGGAGGTGCAGGATCACCTCGGTGTCCGAGCTCGACTGGAAGATCGCGCCCTCGCGCTCCATGTCGTGACGGAGCGTCTCGGCGTTCGTGAGGTTGCCATTGTGGGCGATCGCGATCGGCCCGCGCGCGGTGTTCGCGGTGATCGGCTGGGCGTTCCGGAGGTTGGAGCTCCCCGACGTCGAGTAGCGCACGTGGCCGATGGCGCGGTGCCCGGGCAGGCGGCGCAGGCGCTCCGGCGAGAAGACGTCGGCCACCCACCCCATCGCCTTCTCGGTGTGGAAGCTGACGCCGTCGGTCGCCGCGATGCCGGCCGACTCCTGGCCGCGGTGCTGGAGCGCGTAGAGGCCGAGGTACGTGACGTTGCCCGCCTCCGGGTGATTCCAGACCCCGAAGAGGCCGCACTCGTCGTGGAATCGGTCGTCGTCACGCCAGGTGACGTTCAAATCCGCTCCTCCACGCGCGGTCGACGCGGTCCACCGCGACGTCGACGATCGTCTTCGTCCCGACGCGGAGGGTGAGCCGCTCGCCCCCCGTCGCCCCGAGCCACCGCCAGGGGATGGCCGATTCCGCCATCAGGCCCTCGAACTCCCGCGCTCGCGCCTCCTCCACGGAGACCACGACGCGCGACGGCCCCTCGCCGAAGAGCACGAGGTCCGCGCGGCCGCCCCCCTCGAGCGTCGCCTCGCAGCCGACCGGCTCGCGCCCCGTCACGCAGCACTCGGCGAGCGCCACGGCGACGCCGCCCTCCGAGCAGTCGTGGGCGGCGGTCACGAGCCCCGCCCTCACCGCCGCCCGCACGGCGCCCTGGATCCGGCGCTCCAGCGGGAGGTCCAGCGGCGCGAGCCGCCCGGCGAGCCGCCGGTGCGCCGTCCACAGGTACTCGCTCCCGCCGAGGCTCACGCGGTCCGGCCCGAGGAGTGCCACGCGGTGTCCGGCGCCCTTGAACCACTGGGTCGCCCGCCGCTCGGCGTCCTCCAGGAGCCCGACCACCCCGATGATCGGCGTCGGCAGGATCGCCTGGCCGCTGGTTTCATTGTAGAAGGAAACGTTGCCGCCCACTACCGGGATCTCGAGCGCGCGGCAGGCGAGGGCGATCCCCTCGATCGCCTCGGCGAACTGCCAGAGGATCTCCGGGCGCTCCGGCGAGCCGAAGTTCATGCAGTCGGTCAGCCCGAGGGGCTCGCCCCCGGCGCAGGAGACGTTGCGCGCCGCCTCGCAGACCGCCAGGGCGGCGCCGACCCGCGGGTCGAGGAACACCTGCCGGCCGTTGCCGTCCGTCGCCAGCGCGAGGGCCCGACGCGTCCCCTTCACGCGCAGCACCGCCGCGTCGGAGCCCGGGAGGACGAGCGTGTTGGTTCCGACCTGCTGGTCGTACTGCCGGCAGGTCCACTCCTTCGACGCGAGCGTCGGCGAGCCGCAGAGCTCGACCAGCGCCGCGGCATAGTCGGCGGGCTCGGGGAGCGTGAACGGATCGAACCGCTCGGCCTCGTCCTGCCAGGCGGGACGCGCGACCGGCTTGGTGTACTTCGGCCCGTCGGCGAGGAGGTCCACCGGCACGTGGGCGACCACCTCGCCGTCGAGGCGCGCGGTCAGCGTGCCGCCGGCCGTCACGCGCCCGATCTCGACCGCGTCGAGCTCCCACTTGGCGAAGATCCGCGTGACCTCCTCCTCACGGCCCCGCGCCGCGACGAGGAGCATCCGCTCCTGCGACTCCGACAGGAGGATCTCGTAGGGCGTCATGGCCGTCTCGCGCTGGGGCACGCGCGCGAGCTCGACGTCCATCCCCGTGCCCGCCCGCGCCGGCATCTCCGACGTGCAGCACGCGAGCCCCGCGGCGCCCATGTCCTGGATGCCCACGACCGCGCCGGTGCCCATGGCCTCGAGGCAGGCCTCGAGCAGGAGCTTCTCGGTGAACGGGTCGCCCACCTGCACCGTCGGCCGGCGCTCCGCGGCCGTCTCGTCGAAGGTCGCGGACGCCATCGTGGCGCCGTGGATCCCGTCGCGCCCGGTCTTGTTGCCGACGTAGAAGACCGGGTTGCCGACCCCCTCGGCCCGGGCGCGGAAGATCCGGTCGGCGCGCACGAGGCCGACGCACATCACGTTGACGAGCGGGTTACCCGCGTACTCGGGCGCGAAGGCGATCTCGCCGCCCACCGTCGGGCAGCCGAAACAGTTCCCGTACCACGAGATCCCCGACACGACGCCCTCGATGAGACGCCGCGTCTTCGGATCGGCCGGATCGCCGAACCGGAGCGAGTCGAGGATGGCGATGGGCCTGGCGCCCATCGTGAAGATGTCGCGGAGGATCCCGCCCACGCCCGTCGCCGCGCCCTGGAAGGGCTCGATGAACGACGGGTGGTTGTGGCTCTCCATCTTGAAGACGACCGCCCAGCCGTCGCCGATGTCGATCGCCCCCGCGTTTTCTCCCGGCCCCTGCAGCACACGCGCGCCCGTGGTCGGCAACCGGGCGAGGAAGACGCGCGAGTGCTTGTAGGCGCAGTGCTCGGACCAGAGCGCCGAGAAGAGGCCGAGCTCGGTGTAGGTGGGCTCGCGGCCGAGCCGCGCCAGGATGCGATCGTACTCGTCGGCGGTGAGGCCGGACTCCCTCGCGAGGTCGAGCGTGACCTTGGGCGAGGCCCCCGTCACCCGGCTACCGCTTGAGGAAGCTGCCGTCCTCGACGAGGCTGCCGAGGAGGCTCTGGAACAGCTGGAGCCCGTCCGTGCCGCCCATCGCCGTCTCGGCCGCGCGCTCGGGATGCGGCATGAGGCCGAGCACGTTACCCTCCAGACTCACGATGCCCGCGATGTTCTCGAGCGAGCCGTTGGGATTCGACGCCCGCGTAACGCGCCCGTCGGCCTCTGCGTAGCGGAAGACCACCTGGTTCCTCGCCCGGAGCTCGCGCAGCGTCTCGGGGTCCGCGTAGTACTTGCCCTCGCCGTGGGAGATCGGCATCGTGAGCACCTGCCCGAGCCTGAGCCCCCGCGTGAACGGCGTCTCGACGTTGTCCACGATGAGGTGGGTGGACTGGCAGCGGTACTGCAGGCACTCGTTGCGCGTGAGCGCCCCCGGCAGGAACCCCGCCTCGCAGAGGATCTGGAAGCCGTTGCACGAGCCGAGGACCGTGCCGCCCCCCGCCACGAACTCGCGGAGCGCCTCGACGACCGGCGAGCGCCCGGCGACGGCGCCCGCGCGGAGATAGTCGCCGTACGAGAACCCGCCCGGCAGGACGACGCAGTCGAGGTCACGGAGGTCGCGCTCCCGGTGCCAGACGTACTTCACCGGCTGGTGCAGGACCTCGGAGATGACGTAGTGGAAGTCGCAGTCGCTCCACGTGCCCGGAAAGACGACCACGCCGAATCTCATCACGCGTTCATCTTACCGAACGGCCCCGCGCGGGGCAAGGTCGTCCGCCATCTCGATCGTGTAGTCCTCCAGGATCGGGTTGGCCAGGAGCTGGCGACACATCTCGCCGACGCGCGCGTGCGCGTCGGCGGCCGACGCGGCGTGGAGCTCGACCTCGATCACCTTCCCGACGCGGAGGTCGCTGAGCTCGGCGAACCCGAGCCCGGCGAGCGCCCGCTTCACCGCCGCGCCCTGGACGTCGAGGATGCCGGGCTTGAGCCTGACGAGGACGCGGACCTTCACGCCTCGACCAACCTCCGGTAGACCTCCTGATAGGCCTCCTCGACGCCGCCGAGGTCGCGCCTGAACCGGTCCTTGTCGAGCTTCTCGCGCGTCTCCCGGTCCCAGAGCCGGCACGTGTCGGGCGAGATCTCGTCGCCGAGGTAGAGCGTCTTCCCCGCCCGCCCGAACTCGAGCTTGAAGTCGACGAGCAGGAGCCCGCGCTTCAGCATGTGGGGCCGCAGCACGGCGTTGATCCGGAGCGCCGTGCGCCGCATCCACGCGAGCTCGGCCGGCGTCGCGAGCCGGAGCATCCGCACGTGGTCGTCGTTCAGCATCGGGTCGCCGAGGGGATCGGACTTGTAGTAGAGCTCGACGATCGGCTGCCGGATCGGCGTGCCCTCCTCGAGCCCGGTCCGCTTGGCGAGGCTCCCGGCCACGATGTTGCGCACGATCGTCTCGATCTTGATGATGTCGAGCCGGCGGCAGAGCATCTCGCGGTCCGAGAGCGTGCCGAGGTAGTGCGTCGGGATCCGCGCCCGCTCGAGCCGCTCGAACATCGCCGCGGACATCCGGTTGTTGACGACGCCCTTGCCGACGATGGTCCCCCGCTTCAGCGCGTTGAAGGCCGTGGCGTCGTCTTTGAAGAACTGGACGACGACGCCCGGCCGGCTGGTCGCGTAGACGATCTTCGCCTTGCCCTCGTAGAGCTTCTCGCGCGTCTCGACGTTCACGTGGGGCCCTCCGGGTGTCAGGGGATCAGTCCCAGGCGCTTGAAGACGGCGTCCACGTTGCGGAGATAGAACGCGGGGTCGAAGCAGCCCTTCAGCTCGTCGGGCCCGAGGTGCGCCGTCACCTCGGGGTCGGCGGCGAGCAGCTCCCCGAAGGGGCGCCGCTCCTTCCAGGCGCGCATCGCGTTGCGCTGGACGATCTCGTACGCGACCTGCCGCGGGAGCCCCGCGTCCGTGAGCTTGAGGAGCACCCGCTGGGAGTAGACGAGCCCGTGGCTCAGCTCGAGGTTCTCCGCCATCCGCGCCGGGTCCACCTCGAGCCCCTCGACGATGAGCGTCGCGAGGTGCAGCAGGTAGTCGAGGACGATCGTCCCGTCGGGCAGGATCACCCGCTCGACCGAGGAGTGGCTGATGTCCCGCTCGTGCCACAGCGCGACGTTCTCGAGCGCGGCCTGCGCGTGCGACCGGACCAGGCGCGCGAGCCCGCAGACGCGCTCGCTGAGCTCCGGGTTCCGCTTGTGGGGCATCGCGCTCGAGCCCTTCTGTTCCTCGCCGAAGGGCTCCTGGGCCTCGAGGACCTCGGTGCGCTGGAGCCCCCGCACCTCGAGCGCGATCTTCTCGAGCGAGGCCGCGGCGATCGCCAGCGTCGCGCAGAACTCCGCGTGGCGGTCGCGCTGGACGATCTGGGTGGACACGGGCGCCGCCTCGAGACCGAGCTCGCGGCACACCTCGGCCTCGAGCTCGGGCTCCACGTGGGCGAAGTTGCCGACGGCGCCCGAGAGCTTGCCCACCGCGATCGCGGCGCGGGCGCGACCCAGGCGCTCGAGATTGCGGCCGGCCTCGGCGTACCAGACCGCGGCCTTGAGGCCGAACGTCGTCGGCTCGGCGTGGACCCCGTGGGTCCGCCCGACCGTGAGCGTGTCCTTGTGACGGAGGGCCAGCGCTGCGAGCGTCTGCCGCAACCGCTCCTGCCCGGCGATCAGCAGGTCGGCCGCGTCACGGAGCTGGAGCGCGGTGGCGGTGTCCCAGACGTCGCTCGTGGTGAGGCCGATGTGGACGAACCGGGAATCGGGGCCGAGCTGCTCCTCGAGGCTCGTCAGGAGCGCGATCATCTCGTGCTTCACGCGCTCCTGGATGGCGAGGATCCGGCCGACGTCGACGCGCGCCTTCTGGCGGATCCGGGCCATCGCGTCCGCGGGGATCCGGCCCCGCCGCGCGTAAGCCTCGCACACCGCCAGCTCCACCCTGAGCCACGCCTGGTACTTGGACTCTTCGCTCCAGAGGCGACCCATCTCCGGGCGGGTGTAGCGGTCGATCACGCTCCCACCTTAGAGCAAAACATGCCGCAGTGGAAGTGCGAGCCGAGCCCGTTCGACGGGCGAGGCGAGCCCTTCAATGACCGGGATCGTGCGAGCCGCGGGGCCCAGGCGAGTTGGGGGGTTGGGGGGGCCATCTCGGCGTGCTGCTGGAACGATCGAGCGTCGAGCTCGATCGCGACCCGAGTTGGGGGGGTTGGGGGGCCATCTCGGGGCCCCCCAACTCAATGCCGCAGCAGCTCGCGCGGGAGGTCGCGGCGATCGAGGGGCCCGAGGGTCGTGAGCGCGAGGCGGTCCTCGTCGAGCAGCTCGGCGATGAGCGCCTGGACCTCCTCGTGGCGGACCCCGTCGATCGCGGCGAGCATCTGGTCCATCGTCAGGAACGACCCGTGGTGCATCTCGTGCTTCGCCAGCCGGTTCATCCGGCTCGACGTGGACTCGAGCGAGAGCATGAGGCTGCCCTTGAGGTGGTCCTTGGCCCGCCTGAGCTCCTCGTCCGTGACGCCGTGCTTCTTGAGGTCGCGGAGCTCCTTCAGCGTGGACTTGAGCAGGGTGAATCCGTCGTTGGAGCTGGAAGCGGATCGCTGGGGCCGCTGGTCTCAGACCGTGGCGACGATCTTCCCGAACTGGCCGTTGGCTTCCATGTAGCGGTGCGCCTCGACGATCTGGTCGAAGGAGAAAACGCGATCGATGATCGGCTTCAGTGCGCCGCTCTCGAAGCCTTTCAGGATGAAGTCGACGGCGGCCTTCTGGCGAACCGGATCGCCGCTGGTCAGCCAGATATTGTGCCCCTTGATGACCGGCATCTTGGCGATCATGTCGAGCACCGGCAGCGGTGTTACCTCGTCGCTGAGCGCGCCATAGATGTACAGGATGCCCTGAAACGACATGGCGGAGATCAGCTTGGGCAGGGTCGGGCCGCCGACCGGATCGAACACCACGCGCGCGCCCTTGCCGTCCGTGATCTTCATCACTGCGGCGACGAGATCCTGTTCCTCGGTGGCGATGACGTGCTTGGCGCCCGCGTCGAGCAGTTGCTGACGCTTGGCGCCGGTGCGGGTAAGCGCGATTGTCGTCGCCCCGACGAGGTTGGCGATCTGGATGGCTGCAAGAGCAACGCTGCTGGACGCGGCGGGGATGATCACCGCGTCTTCCGCCGTCAGCTTGGCGTCCCCGATCAGCGCGCCGTAGGCGGTGACGAACATCATCCAGATGGAGGCCGCCTGCTCGTAGGAGAGCGAAGGCGGGTGCTTCACGATGGCGTAGGAGGGAGCAAGGACGACATCGCCGTACATGCCATATTGATTCATCGAGAAGGACGGGATGGTGTTCACCGCATCGCCAACTGCAACTTCGGTGACGTTCCTGCCGACGGCATCGACGATGCCGACGGCCTCGTAGCCCAGGCGCGCGGGGAATTTGACAGGCTCGATATAGGCATCCTC
This window of the Candidatus Methylomirabilota bacterium genome carries:
- the purF gene encoding amidophosphoribosyltransferase; the encoded protein is MNVTWRDDDRFHDECGLFGVWNHPEAGNVTYLGLYALQHRGQESAGIAATDGVSFHTEKAMGWVADVFSPERLRRLPGHRAIGHVRYSTSGSSNLRNAQPITANTARGPIAIAHNGNLTNAETLRHDMEREGAIFQSSSDTEVILHLLARAPAGPLETQITWALRRVTGAYSLLILTPDAMYAIRDPYGFRPLTLGRLGEAHIVASETCALDLMEAQWVRDVEPGEILIVADAGLRSVRPFPPAERLQCVFEYVYFARPDSILWGRNVHTVRKAMGRQLAREYPVVADIVIPVPDSGVSAALGYSEESATPYEMGLIRNHYVGRTFIEPKQGIRHFGVKVKLNPMREMLEGRRVVVVDDSIVRGTTSRKIVKMIRGAGAREVHMRISSPPIQWPCYYGIDTPTRKELIASSHAPEEIRRYLGADSLGYLSLDGMLKSTGADPAAFCHACFTGGYRVGIEPEATAQLRLFEG
- the purQ gene encoding phosphoribosylformylglycinamidine synthase subunit PurQ — its product is MRFGVVVFPGTWSDCDFHYVISEVLHQPVKYVWHRERDLRDLDCVVLPGGFSYGDYLRAGAVAGRSPVVEALREFVAGGGTVLGSCNGFQILCEAGFLPGALTRNECLQYRCQSTHLIVDNVETPFTRGLRLGQVLTMPISHGEGKYYADPETLRELRARNQVVFRYAEADGRVTRASNPNGSLENIAGIVSLEGNVLGLMPHPERAAETAMGGTDGLQLFQSLLGSLVEDGSFLKR
- the purL gene encoding phosphoribosylformylglycinamidine synthase subunit PurL, encoding MTGASPKVTLDLARESGLTADEYDRILARLGREPTYTELGLFSALWSEHCAYKHSRVFLARLPTTGARVLQGPGENAGAIDIGDGWAVVFKMESHNHPSFIEPFQGAATGVGGILRDIFTMGARPIAILDSLRFGDPADPKTRRLIEGVVSGISWYGNCFGCPTVGGEIAFAPEYAGNPLVNVMCVGLVRADRIFRARAEGVGNPVFYVGNKTGRDGIHGATMASATFDETAAERRPTVQVGDPFTEKLLLEACLEAMGTGAVVGIQDMGAAGLACCTSEMPARAGTGMDVELARVPQRETAMTPYEILLSESQERMLLVAARGREEEVTRIFAKWELDAVEIGRVTAGGTLTARLDGEVVAHVPVDLLADGPKYTKPVARPAWQDEAERFDPFTLPEPADYAAALVELCGSPTLASKEWTCRQYDQQVGTNTLVLPGSDAAVLRVKGTRRALALATDGNGRQVFLDPRVGAALAVCEAARNVSCAGGEPLGLTDCMNFGSPERPEILWQFAEAIEGIALACRALEIPVVGGNVSFYNETSGQAILPTPIIGVVGLLEDAERRATQWFKGAGHRVALLGPDRVSLGGSEYLWTAHRRLAGRLAPLDLPLERRIQGAVRAAVRAGLVTAAHDCSEGGVAVALAECCVTGREPVGCEATLEGGGRADLVLFGEGPSRVVVSVEEARAREFEGLMAESAIPWRWLGATGGERLTLRVGTKTIVDVAVDRVDRAWRSGFERHLA
- the purB gene encoding adenylosuccinate lyase gives rise to the protein MIDRYTRPEMGRLWSEESKYQAWLRVELAVCEAYARRGRIPADAMARIRQKARVDVGRILAIQERVKHEMIALLTSLEEQLGPDSRFVHIGLTTSDVWDTATALQLRDAADLLIAGQERLRQTLAALALRHKDTLTVGRTHGVHAEPTTFGLKAAVWYAEAGRNLERLGRARAAIAVGKLSGAVGNFAHVEPELEAEVCRELGLEAAPVSTQIVQRDRHAEFCATLAIAAASLEKIALEVRGLQRTEVLEAQEPFGEEQKGSSAMPHKRNPELSERVCGLARLVRSHAQAALENVALWHERDISHSSVERVILPDGTIVLDYLLHLATLIVEGLEVDPARMAENLELSHGLVYSQRVLLKLTDAGLPRQVAYEIVQRNAMRAWKERRPFGELLAADPEVTAHLGPDELKGCFDPAFYLRNVDAVFKRLGLIP
- the purS gene encoding phosphoribosylformylglycinamidine synthase subunit PurS, whose product is MKVRVLVRLKPGILDVQGAAVKRALAGLGFAELSDLRVGKVIEVELHAASAADAHARVGEMCRQLLANPILEDYTIEMADDLAPRGAVR
- the purC gene encoding phosphoribosylaminoimidazolesuccinocarboxamide synthase; its protein translation is MNVETREKLYEGKAKIVYATSRPGVVVQFFKDDATAFNALKRGTIVGKGVVNNRMSAAMFERLERARIPTHYLGTLSDREMLCRRLDIIKIETIVRNIVAGSLAKRTGLEEGTPIRQPIVELYYKSDPLGDPMLNDDHVRMLRLATPAELAWMRRTALRINAVLRPHMLKRGLLLVDFKLEFGRAGKTLYLGDEISPDTCRLWDRETREKLDKDRFRRDLGGVEEAYQEVYRRLVEA
- a CDS encoding zinc-dependent alcohol dehydrogenase family protein; the protein is MSRIVEFAKAGGPEVLEFKDIEVPTPADDEVRIRVKAIGLNRAEAMWREDAYIEPVKFPARLGYEAVGIVDAVGRNVTEVAVGDAVNTIPSFSMNQYGMYGDVVLAPSYAIVKHPPSLSYEQAASIWMMFVTAYGALIGDAKLTAEDAVIIPAASSSVALAAIQIANLVGATTIALTRTGAKRQQLLDAGAKHVIATEEQDLVAAVMKITDGKGARVVFDPVGGPTLPKLISAMSFQGILYIYGALSDEVTPLPVLDMIAKMPVIKGHNIWLTSGDPVRQKAAVDFILKGFESGALKPIIDRVFSFDQIVEAHRYMEANGQFGKIVATV